One Tetrapisispora phaffii CBS 4417 chromosome 3, complete genome DNA segment encodes these proteins:
- the LGE1 gene encoding Lge1p (similar to Saccharomyces cerevisiae LGE1 (YPL055C); ancestral locus Anc_8.511) — protein sequence MSGSRYNKYPDQSTSSVNSSRGSAAGSSSAGNTHPNKHKYDNSNAYNSRFNSGYNSGRYNNNYNSRNEEGVDNSPAHAKTAGNGIYYNKNKPHYHNSNNYYTNASHTYYTNNNYNSANKYYNQNRKQHQYNNGGYYSNYKSYKSTANNEYHDLANRGITGDDVYEDHLQDTSINNSMGESGYHAKVDTRVHTNSPSYPSRTSTPYQQRHHTQNSSEQTNYNDNEDLKLNKETFTSDISPFYYLTNLNEDKKNADDIKKVFIDNDNIDKSLQAIKYKILKTELEYDLLNTQGERDALNVQLTQENLDSILLM from the coding sequence ATGAGCGGTAGcagatataataaataccCAGATCAATCAACGTCCTCTGTTAATTCATCAAGAGGTAGCGCTGCTGGTTCAAGTAGTGCAGGTAATACCCATCCAAATAAGCACAAATATGATAATAGTAATGCTTATAACTCAAGATTTAATTCTGGTTATAATTCGGGGCGTTACAATAATAACTACAACTCAAGAAATGAAGAAGGCGTAGATAATAGTCCCGCACATGCAAAGACTGCAGGTAATGGGATATACTACAATAAAAACAAGCCACACTAtcataattcaaataattattatactAACGCTTCCCATACATATTACACGAATAACAATTATAATAGCgcaaataaatattataatcaaaatagAAAACAGCATCAATATAACAATGGGGGTTACTATTCCAATTATAAATCATATAAATCAACGGCTAATAATGAATACCACGATCTTGCAAATAGAGGCATTACTGGTGATGATGTGTACGAAGACCATCTACAGGATACCTCAATAAATAACAGCATGGGGGAATCAGGGTATCATGCAAAGGTAGATACACGAGTACATACTAATTCTCCTTCATACCCTTCAAGAACGTCAACTCCTTATCAACAAAGACATCATACACAAAATTCAAGCGAACAAACTAActataatgataatgaagatttaaaattgaataaagaaACATTCACTTCAGACATATCtccattttattatttaacaaatttgaaTGAGGATAAGAAAAATGCGGATGATATTAAGAAAGTGTTTATAGATAATGATAACATTGATAAAAGTTTGCAAGCTATAAAGTATAAAATACTAAAGACCGAATTAGAgtatgatttattaaacacACAAGGTGAAAGAGATGCATTGAATGTTCAGCTAACTCAAGAAAATTTagattcaattttattgatgTAA
- the LEE1 gene encoding Lee1p (similar to Saccharomyces cerevisiae LEE1 (YPL054W); ancestral locus Anc_8.509), with protein sequence MHTMSSSIKDNKESELGEAFSPEQQKVIMQHLMITKQLNINVKNYSHVPCKFFKSGKCQAGEHCKFSHQSNILNSANLIPCKYYKKGHCKFGEHCVNSHELTSPSLEQTINTQTNSNDRSRSKLEVADDDSIDSISMLAANNNLLSLRNGGVHLGSSYEESARNINSTFASSIPSSSTNSFAPYNYNRAGFATPISSVSSSSNSWQKSAIMENNRYPQMTPTSSTYASTRPNTPSNYSNYHLERYSRRYSNNNGNFGYQIKEEEGSMQPMEPNYSVFPPYSQQYGYPPQFDHGKNGISNDMPLMMQMQQSNFHKNYSNVPLSPTSQYPMSANDFTFENHSIQLEDTLFFFDDF encoded by the coding sequence ATGCACACTATGAGTTCTAGTATAAAAGATAACAAAGAATCTGAACTTGGCGAGGCGTTCTCACCAGAACAACAAAAGGTCATTATGCAACATTTAATGATAACAAAACAGTTGAACATCAACGTTAAGAACTATTCACATGTTCCTTgcaaattcttcaaatcaGGAAAATGTCAGGCCGGTGAACATTGCAAATTCTCACATCAAtcgaatattttaaattctgCTAATTTAATTCCATGCAAGTATTACAAAAAGGGACACTGTAAGTTTGGTGAACATTGTGTCAATTCTCATGAACTGACATCGCCATCATTAGAACAAACTATAAATACTCAAACAAACAGCAATGATAGGAGCAGAAGTAAGCTTGAGGTTGCAGATGATGACAGCATTGATTCCATCAGTATGCTTGCCGCAAATAATAATCTATTAAGTCTAAGAAATGGTGGTGTCCATTTAGGCAGCTCATACGAAGAGTCCGCGAGAAATATCAATTCAACTTTCGCTAGTTCCATACCTTCTTCAAGTACGAACAGTTTTGCTCCTTATAACTATAATAGAGCAGGCTTTGCGACTCCGATCTCGTCTGTGTCGTCATCGAGTAATTCATGGCAGAAATCGGCAATTATGGAAAATAATAGATATCCACAAATGACCCCAACCTCGTCAACATATGCTTCAACAAGACCAAATACGCCTAGCAACTATTCCAACTATCATTTGGAAAGATATTCACGTAGGtatagtaataataatggtaattttggatatcaaataaaagaGGAAGAAGGGTCAATGCAGCCTATGGAACCAAATTACAGCGTATTTCCGCCATATTCTCAACAGTATGGATACCCACCTCAATTTGACCATGGTAAAAATGGCATTAGTAATGATATGCCCTTGATGATGCAAATGCAACAATCAAATTTCCATAAAAATTACTCGAATGTTCCTCTCTCGCCGACGTCACAATATCCTATGTCTGCAAATGATTTTACTTTCGAAAATCATAGTATACAGTTAGAGGatacattatttttttttgatgaCTTTTAA
- the TPHA0C01640 gene encoding glycosyltransferase family 15 protein (similar to Saccharomyces cerevisiae KRE2 (YDR483W) and KTR6 (YPL053C); ancestral locus Anc_8.505) has product MRLRTIYIKKKFLKLLFVSFSIISLITILTKITNNLTTSPPPPPPLVINKDRILNTFPSVNATYDIMKDLEDSFSEDKIGTRPSACFVTLVRNEEMDDMVNSVAYIREKFNKNYNYPWVFLNDEEFTDEFKDKISEAAGNITIEYGLVPEEHWSYPDYIDTDKAAETRIRMSDIIYGDSESYRHMCRYQSGFFWRHELLDKYDWYWRVEPGIGYFCDILDDPFQYMQDNKKVYGFTITIHEFESTIKSLWQTTRDFVANNTEYIAKNNLIDFISDNNGETYNLCHFWSNFEIGNLNFWRSEAYNEYFDYLDHAGGFFYERWGDAPVHSIAASLFLPKDAIHFFPEISYYHVPYTNCPIDNAIYEKYNCECNQDDDFTWQDYSCGVQYHNAQNLTKPMGWTNHTG; this is encoded by the coding sequence atgcGTCTAAGAACAATCTATATtaagaagaaatttttgaaattattatttgtgtCGTTTTCAATCATATCATtaataacaattttaaCTAAAATCACCAATAATTTAACGACTTCACCACCTCCACCACCACCTTTAGttataaataaagataGAATTTTAAATACGTTTCCAAGTGTTAATGCTACTTATGATATCATGAAGGATTTAGAAGATTCGTTCAGTGAAGATAAAATTGGCACTCGACCAAGCGCTTGTTTTGTAACTTTAGTTAGAAATGAAGAAATGGATGATATGGTGAATTCTGTTGCATATATTagagaaaaatttaataaaaattataattatccATGGGTCTTCTTAAATGATGAGGAATTTACTGATGAGTTCAAAGACAAAATTTCTGAAGCTGCAGGTAATATTACTATCGAGTATGGTTTAGTCCCAGAAGAACATTGGTCATATCCAGATTATATTGATACAGATAAAGCTGCAGAAACTAGAATTAGAATGAGCGATATAATATACGGTGACTCCGAGTCGTATAGACATATGTGTCGTTATCAATCTGGTTTCTTTTGGAGACATGAACTACTTGATAAATATGATTGGTATTGGAGAGTTGAACCAGGTATTGGTTATTTTTGTGATATTTTGGACGATCCGTTCCAATACATGCAAGATAATAAGAAAGTATATGGTTTTACTATCACCATTCATGAGTTTGAAAGTACAATCAAATCGTTGTGGCAGACTACAAGAGATTTTGTCGCTAATAATACAGAATATATTGCAAAGAATAATCTAATAGATTTTATTTCTGATAATAATGGTGAAACTTATAATTTATGCCATTTTTGGtctaattttgaaattggtaatttgaatttctgGAGATCAGAAGcatataatgaatattttgattatttagATCATGCTGGAGGGTTTTTCTATGAAAGATGGGGTGATGCTCCTGTTCATTCTATTGCTGCTTCTCTGTTTTTACCAAAAGATGCAATTCATTTCTTTCCTGAAATTTCATATTATCATGTTCCATACACTAATTGTCCTATCGATAATGCCATTTATGAAAAGTATAATTGTGAATGTAACcaagatgatgattttaCCTGGCAGGACTATTCCTGTGGTGTTCAATACCATAATGCacaaaatttaacaaaaccAATGGGTTGGACAAATCACACCGGTTAA